The sequence below is a genomic window from Vigna radiata var. radiata cultivar VC1973A unplaced genomic scaffold, Vradiata_ver6 scaffold_7, whole genome shotgun sequence.
TAGTAAagatttcttaatttatatgtatattaagtCTAAAAGGGAGAGATATATAATTTACAATGTCTAGTTAAAGATTAAGTCGTAAATACAACTCAGAAGGTAAAAGCCGGCCAAGAATGTCGATAAAATCAATACATTACAACTCCTATATATCTAATCctcattcattttcaaatcgGTGTGACCTAACAATTCATCTAAGCAATAACATTTGCATAGAAAGTATTTGTTAGTTCTTCCCTTATTTACTCTAACTCCTTAATTCAATAATCAAATGGCTTCTTTTTCAGCTAGTCTTGCCTTCTTTGCCATCTCCATGCTTCTGCTTTCCTCAGTTGCTTTGGCTACTGATTTTGTTGTGGGTGATGACAAGGGTTGGACTCTTGATTTTAACTACACTGTTTGGGCACAAGACAAGGTTTTCCGTGTCGGTGACAACCTTTGTATGTTCCCAAAAACCCTATAGCTATTTCTTCTCAATTAATTTTGCTTCCCACTTTACATATATATACTTCTCGAAATTATCACTATGATTTGCATGGATGAATGCTCTTATAAaagctttttcttttataccgttttattaaacataaaagaaaaaacaatgatttAATTCTTCACATGAATACTGTTATTATACGTGTTTGGAGTTCCTTCTCTAAGATGAAGATGCTCTTATGGCAGTGTTCAACTATGAAAAATCGAAGCACAACGTGGTGAAAGTGAACCAAACAGAGTTCCACGATTGCAGTTTCACGGCAGCGAACGATGTATACCAAAGCGGAAAGGACGGCATCACGCTGAAATCAGAAGGGAGGAAGTGGTACATTTGCAGCAAAGGCAACCACTGCAGCAATCATCAAATGAAGCTCGTAATCAACGTCGAGTCTGCAGCTCCGACACCGGCTCCCACTTCCTCCGCTCCTTCTCTCGTCGCTTCTCTCTCTGCTGGGGCCCTCATCGTTGCCGGAGCAGCAATCCTTGCCTGAGATCAACGCACCTGCCATTTGAGCAAAAACTCTTATTTCCTTGTTGGATGCATTATCATCATTcgttttatgttgtttttattataagcTCGTCTCAATAATATGTCTGATTTGATTTGGACTTCAAGATAAGTGTTTGTGTAAAACACCATGCATGCTTCGTTACCAATTCCTATTAATTACCTCCTATATTCATAAGTAAATCGTAATTCTTTATGCTAATTATGATTTCTAATGTATTTAGTtaagatgatgatattttgacaatactttttgacaactttttttataatgagacatgtgtcatcattttattggtctatttaaattcatatttaaatttatattt
It includes:
- the LOC106753733 gene encoding basic blue protein-like, whose product is MASFSASLAFFAISMLLLSSVALATDFVVGDDKGWTLDFNYTVWAQDKVFRVGDNLLFNYEKSKHNVVKVNQTEFHDCSFTAANDVYQSGKDGITLKSEGRKWYICSKGNHCSNHQMKLVINVESAAPTPAPTSSAPSLVASLSAGALIVAGAAILA